A genomic stretch from Setaria viridis chromosome 1, Setaria_viridis_v4.0, whole genome shotgun sequence includes:
- the LOC117856540 gene encoding LOW QUALITY PROTEIN: chaperone protein ClpB1 (The sequence of the model RefSeq protein was modified relative to this genomic sequence to represent the inferred CDS: inserted 1 base in 1 codon; deleted 2 bases in 1 codon; substituted 1 base at 1 genomic stop codon), whose protein sequence is MAAVLNPYPTTLDMYGRDMTAAARNTDPIIGLDGEIGRVVCTLCRRTKKNSVLVGAPGVGKTAIAEGLAQRIATGAVPEPLHGARVVEVDVGALVAGTTLRGMFEDRINRVIKEAEDAVGKVILFIDEMHMLVGAGGAPGGKVDAANLLKPALARGRIRCVGATTLDEYRKYIEKDAALERRFQKVLVEEPSTDATMHILQGLRRRYEAHHGLKILDSAIIAVTQLAARYITDRQFPDKAIDLIDEACANTRMQIDNQKNVYASQKILLKKVKKAIVSPEHVAQVVSQWTGIPVHTLDHEEKEKLVHLADRLHERVVGQDEAVNLVAQAVLRSRAGLDKRGQPIGSFLFLGSTGVGKTELAKALAEQLFDSEKMLIRFDMSEYVGARSVLRLIGSPPGLSTMLYFVVQRHAFSDFLFSSLIPLASFDKLKEVVKIQMKCIVAGVADKGISLSATDDALDVILSESYNPTYGARPIRRWMHKNVMTKLSEMLIKGEVYEGSTTFIPXDDKKALKXEMTKKPDPAPQPQEDEKVLSDSEDDDDVVEVAPVAKKPKVTQRSAAPDES, encoded by the exons ATGGCGGCCGTTCTGAATCCGTATCCGACGACTTTGGACATGTACGGTCGGGACATGACCGCTGCGGCCCGCAACACGGACCCCATCATCGGCCTCGACGGCGAGATCGGCCGCGTCGTCTGCACCCTCTGCCGCCGGACCAAGAAAAACTCCGTCCTCGTCGGCGCGCCCGGGGTCGGCAAGACGGCCATCGCCGAGGGCCTCGCGCAGCGGATCGCCACGGGGGCCGTCCCCGAGCCCCTCCACGGGGCGCGCGTCGTGGAGGTCGACGTCGGCGCGCTGGTGGCCGGGACGACGCTGCGGGGCATGTTCGAGGACCGCATCAACCGGGTGATCAAGGAGGCGGAGGACGCGGTCGGCAAGGTGATCCTGTTCATCGACGAGATGCACatgctcgtcggcgccggcggggccccgGGCGGCAAGGTGGATGCGGCCAACCTGCTGAAGCCGGCGCTGGCCCGTGGCCGCATCCGCTGCGTCGGCGCCACCACGCTCGACGAGTACCGCAAGTACATTGAGAAGGACGCCGCGCTGGAGCGGCGGTTCCAGAAGGTGCTCGTCGAGGAGCCAAGCACGGACGCGACCATGCACATCCTACAGGGGCTACGGCGGCGCTACGAGGCGCATCATGGCCTCAAAATCCTGGATTCCGCAATCATTGCCGTCACGCAGCTTGCTGCTCGATATATCACCG ATCGCCAATTTCCTGACAAGGCAATTGATCTTATTGATGAGGCGTGTGCCAACACAAGGATGCAGATTGACAACCAAAAAAATGTGTATGCTTCACAAAAGATTCTTCTAAAAAAAGTGAAGAAAGCAATTGTTAGCCCTGAGCATGTGGCACAG GTTGTGAGCCAATGGACTGGCATTCCTGTCCACACACTGGATCATGAAGAGAAGGAGAAGTTGGTCCATCTAGCAGACAGATTGCACGAGCGGGTTGTTGGCCAGGATGAAGCTGTGAATTTGGTTGCGCAGGCAGTGCTACGGTCGAGGGCCGGCCTTGATAAGCGTGGCCAACCTATAGGATCTTTCCTCTTTCTTGGTTCAACTGGTGTTGGTAAGACGGAGCTCGCGAAAGCTCTTGCTGAGCAGCTATTTGACAGTGAGAAGATGTTGATCCGCTTTGACATGTCTGAATACGTTGGGGCCAGGTCTGTGTTGCGTCTTATTGGATCACCTCCAGGGTTGTCTACTATGCTTTATTTTGTTGTTCAacgccatgcattttcagactTCTTATTTAGTTCACTGATCCCGCTTGCTTCTTTT GACAAGCTGAAGGAGGTGGTGAAGATTCAGATGAAGTGCATCGTCGCGGGCGTAGCTGACAAGGGCATCTCGCTGTCCGCGACTGACGATGCCTTGGATGTTATCCTGTCAGAATCCTACAACCCA ACGTACGGCGCCAGGCCCATAAGGAGGTGGATGCACAAGAACGTGATGACCAAGCTCTCGGAGATGCTAATCAAGGGAGAAGTCTATGAGGGCTCGACCACCTTCATTC TGGATGACAAGAAGGCGCTGAAATAAGAGATGACGAAGAAGCCAGACccggcgccgcagccgcaggAGGACGAGAAGGTTCTTAGCGACTccgaggatgacgacgacgtgGTGGAGGTTGCTCCCGTGGCAAAGAAGCCGAAGGTGACTCAGAGATCGGCAGCTCCTGATGAGTCCTGA
- the LOC117856529 gene encoding transcription factor E2FA translates to MSGVGSGRPPAAQKILQSLRPPLAFASPSRPPFAAPDDYHRFPTPAAAAAPAATSGGVGAGGAADSIEEGLVIRTPLKRKATSEENDAAESSECIITSTGFTGSPMLTPVSGKTVKTSKSKAKNNKAGPQTPTSNVGSPLNPATPAGTCRYDSSLGLLTKKFINLLKQAPDGILDLNNAAETLEVQKRRIYDITNVLEGIGLIEKTLKNRIRWKGLDDSGVDLDNGISALQAEVENLSLQEQALDERISDMREKLRGLTEDENNQRWLYVTEDDIKGLPCFQNETLIAIKAPHGTTLEVPDPDEAGDYLQRRYRIVLRSTMGPIDVYLVSQFDEKFEELGGVETPARHANMSRHHTVEDFNATNAGQCSTSMDVVHNVQQNQRTPQDPNASHDFGGMTRIIPSDVDTDADYWLLTEGDVSITDMWKTAPEVQWDQMDFLSEEVVTPRAQNQQPVAVGGPHMQVPSMDKP, encoded by the exons ATGTCGGGCGTCGGCAGCGgcaggccgccggccgcgcagAAGATCCTGCAGTCTCTGCGCCCGCCCCTCGCCTTCGCCTCGCCGTCGAGGCCGCCCTTTGCCGCGCCCGACGACTACCACCGCTTCCCcacgccggcagcggcagcggcccccgccgccacctcgggcggcgtcggcgcggggGGCGCTGCTGACAGCATAGAGGAGGGGCTGGTCATCCGGACGCCG ctaaaaagaaaagccacatcTGAAGAAAATGATGCTGCTGAGTCAAGTGAATGTATAATTACCAGCACTGGATTTACTGGCAGTCCAATGCTCACTCCTGTCTCTGGAAAAACTGTTAAAACTTCTAAGTCGAAGGCGAAGAACAATAAAGCTGGTCCTCAAACGCCTACGTCAAATGTTG GTTCACCTCTCAATCCAGCAACACCTGCTGGCACTTGCCGCTATGACAGTTCATTAG GACTTCTGACAAAAAAGTTCATTAACTTGCTCAAGCAGGCTCCAGATGGCATTTTAGATTTAAATAATGCCGCAGAAACACTAGAG GTTCAAAAGCGGCGCATATATGACATTACCAATGTCCTTGAAGGAATTGGACTAATAGAGAAGACACTTAAGAACAGAATACGTTGGAA GGGCCTGGATGATTCAGGTGTTGACTTAGATAACGGTATTTCTGCTTTGCAG GCAGAAGTTGAAAATCTTAGTCTGCAGGAGCAAGCACTAGATGAGCGTATAAG TGATATGCGTGAAAAACTAAGGGGCTTAACTGAAGATGAAAATAATCAAAG GTGGCTCTATGTGACTGAAGATGATATCAAGGGATTACCCTGCTTTCAG AATGAAACACTAATTGCAATAAAAGCACCTCATGGTACTACACTCGAAGTTCCGGACCCGGACGAG GCTGGTGATTATCTCCAAAGGAGATATAGAATTGTCTTGAGAAGTACTATGGGCCCAATAGATGTTTACTTAGTTAG TCAATTCGATGAGAAATTTGAGGAGTTGGGTGGTGTTGAAACACCTGCAAGGCATGCAAATATGTCGAGACATCATACTGTTGAAGATTTCAATGCAACAAATGCTGGACAATGCAGCACATCGATGGATGTGGTACATAATGTTCAGCAAAACCAGAGGACCCCACAGGATCCTAATGCTTCGCACGATTTCGGGGGCATGACAAGGATTATTCCTTCAGATGTTGAT ACGGATGCTGATTACTGGCTCCTAACAGAGGGAGATGTTAGCATTACTGATATGTGGAAAACAGCAC CAGAAGTGCAGTGGGACCAGATGGACTTCTTGTCTGAAGAAGTTGTCACCCCTCGTGCCCAAAATCAGCAGCCGGTCGCAGTCGGTGGGCCACATATGCAGGTTCCAAGCATGGATAAACCATAA
- the LOC117856517 gene encoding protein SMAX1-LIKE 3, giving the protein MRAGGCTVQQALAPEAAVVVKQAVSLARRRGNAQVTPLHVASAMLHQQPPTAAAASPSTGLLRTACLRSHSHPLQCKALELCFNVALNRLPASASPLLGGHGHVYYPPSLSNALVAAFKRAQAHQRRGSVDTQQQPVLAVKIELEQLVVSILDDPSVSRVMREAGFSSTQVKANVEQAVSSIEANNSSSTTAAAASQNPNPSAVPSEESKPSKLLALDQVRDEDVAAILDCLASRRKRRVMVVAECAAAAEAATRAAVDKIRRGEALRGAQVVSLGVSGFRDLPRSEAERRLAELRCAVKAGSGRAGGVVVIVEDLAWAAEFWAARGDAGRGRWPSSCCYYCAVEHAVAEVRALACRGGDGVWLVGYGTYQGYMRCRAGQPSLESLWGLQTLAVPAGSLALSLNCVDDSAMAVSHLSSRAKCEASSGNGSASRCMSLLDAGGSADQLTAVVSAACCGDCSATKCDAAKELARSVLPASSSIPPWLQHCRNQEPSHCKKWSSTCGDSPSHHRTALNFSTVVSPSSSVSSYEQHYHLHQSYQRPWLVAGAHEAKHPWKARLGGGGQVHVVVDDEDVKLVSALKVKSHDSSASNDGSVDQVERRSRFKELTAENLKVLCSALEKEVPWQAEIVPEIASTVLQCRSGMARSSRAAGAKEDTWLLFLGGDAEGKARVARELACLVFGSHKSFVSIGNRNTAASPARSSDSAERHHKRPRLLPETSNDGGVERLYEAVRDNPHRVILVEDVDQAGQMGILEAIESGLVRSHGGDEAALGDAIVVLSCESFDARSRTSSPPTAKKAKTESEEEPREEAVAATSASPSSSCFDLNMSVENDDMKESRFTDASLLKAVDRAFFFRRPDESSD; this is encoded by the exons ATGAGAGCTGGGGGCTGCACGGTGCAGCAGGCGCtggcgccggaggcggcggtggtggtgaagcAGGCGGTGAGCCTGGCGCGGCGCCGCGGGAACGCGCAGGTGACGCCGCTGCACGTGGCCAGCGCCATGCTGCACCAGCAGCcgccgacggcggcagcggcgtcacCGTCGACGGGGCTCCTGCGCACGGCCTGCCTCCGGTCGCACTCGCACCCGCTGCAGTGCAAGGCCCTGGAGCTCTGCTTCAACGTCGCGCTCAACCGCCTCCCGGCCTCAGCGTCGCCGCTCCTCGGCGGGCACGGGCACGTCTACTACCCGCCGTCCCTCTCCaacgcgctcgtcgccgccttcAAGCGCGCGCAGGCGCACCAGCGCCGGGGCTCCGTCGacacgcagcagcagccggtGCTCGCCGTCAAGATCGAGCTGGAGCAGCTCGTCGTCTCCATCCTCGACGACCCCAGCGTCAGCCGCGTCATGCGCGAGGCCGGCTTCTCCAGCACCCAGGTCAAGGCCAACGTCGAGCAGGCCGTCTCTTCCATCGAAGCAAACAACTCATCCTcaaccacggccgccgccgcgtcacaaaaccctaaccctagtgCAGTTCCATCTGAAGAGTCCAAACCTAGCAAGCTGCTAGCTCTCGATCAAGTGCGCGACGAGGACGTCGCGGCGATCCTGGACTGCCTGGCCTCCCGGAGGAAGAGGCGTGTCATGGTCGTCGCCGAGtgtgcggccgccgccgaggcggccaCGCGGGCGGCGGTCGACAAGATCAGGCGCGGCGAGGCCCTCCGCGGCGCGCAGGTGGTCAGCCTCGGCGTGTCCGGGTTCCGCGACCTGCCGAggagcgaggcggagcggcggctcGCGGAGCTCCGGTGCGCGGTCaaggccggcagcggcagggctggcggcgtggtggtgatCGTGGAGGACCTCGCGTGGGCGGCGGAGTTCTgggccgcgcgcggcgacgcggggagagggaggtggccgTCGAGCTGCTGCTACTACTGCGCCGTGGAGCACGCCGTCGCGGAGGTGCGCGCCCTGGCGTgccgcggcggtgacggcgtGTGGCTCGTCGGCTACGGCACGTACCAGGGCTACATGAGGTGCAGAGCCGGCCAGCCCTCGCTGGAGAGCCTCTGGGGGCTCCAGACGCTCGCCGTCCCTGCTGGCAGCCTCGCCTTGAGCCTCAACTGCGTCGACGACAG TGCAATGGCTGTCAGTCACCTGTCGAGCAGGGCCAAGTGCGAAGCAAGTAGTGGGAACGGGTCGGCGTCGCGTTGCATGTCACTTTTGGATGCCGGTGGCTCCGCCGACCAGCTGACGGCCGTCGTCTCCGCCGCCTGCTGCGGCGACTGCTCCGCCACAAAGTGCGACGCCGCCAAGGAGTTGGCACGATCGGTCCTTCCAGCGTCGTCCAGCATTCCTCCTTGGCTCCAACATTGCCGCAATCAG GAGCCCTCCCATTGCAAGAAATGGAGCTCAACGTGCGGCGACTCGCCGTCTCACCACCGGACGGCACTAAACTTCTCTACGGTGGtgtcgccgtcctcctcggTCTCCTCGTACGAGCAGCACTACCATCTGCACCAGTCGTACCAGCGGCCATGGCTTGTCGCCGGCGCCCACGAGGCCAAGCACCCGTGGAAGGCCCgcctcggtggcggcggccaggtccacgtcgtcgtcgacgacgaggacgtCAAGCTTGTCAGCGCGCTAAAGGTCAAGTCCCACGACTCGAGCGCGTCCAACGACGGCTCGGTCGACCAGGTGGAGCGCCGCTCCCGGTTCAAGGAGCTCACCGCTGAGAACCTCAAGGTCCTCTGCTCCGCGCTGGAAAAGGAGGTGCCCTGGCAGGCGGAGATCGTGCCCGAGATCGCGAGCACAGTCCTCCAGTGCCGTTCCGGCATGGCGAGGAGCTCGAGAGCGGCGGGCGCCAAGGAGGACACGTGGCTGCTATTCCTCGGAGGTGACGCCGAGGGCAAGGCGAGGGTGGCCAGGGAGCTGGCCTGCCTCGTCTTCGGCTCGCACAAGAGCTTCGTGTCCATCGGCAACCGCAACACTGCTGCGTCTCCGGCGCGGTCGTCGGACTCCGCCGAGCGGCACCACAAGCGGCCGCGGTTGTTGCCGGAGACGAGCAACGACGGTGGCGTCGAGAGGCTGTACGAGGCCGTGCGCGACAACCCGCACCGCGTCATCCTAGTGGAGGACGTAGACCAGGCTGGCCAGATGGGCATCTTGGAGGCCATCGAAAGCGGGTTGGTCCGGAgccatggcggcgacgaggcTGCCCTCGGCGACGCCATTGTCGTCCTGAGCTGCGAGAGCTTCGACGCCAGGTCGAGAACCTCCTCCCCACCGACGGCCAAGAAGGCGAAGACCGAGAGCGAGGAGGAGCCCAGAGAGGAAGCCGTCGCCGCTACCTCTGCGTCACCGTCTTCGTCTTGCTTTGATCTGAACATGAGCGTGGAGAACGATGACATGAAGGAGAGTCGCTTCACGGATGCCAGCCTGCTCAAGGCGGTGGATCGGGCGTTCTTCTTCAGACGGCCTGATGAGAGCAGTGATTAA
- the LOC117856596 gene encoding 2-Cys peroxiredoxin BAS1, chloroplastic, producing MACSFAAATAVSSAPTHAARALAAAPQSVSVARSAVAAAARPLRLAASRSARATRLVARAGGVDDLPLVGNKAPDFEAEAVFDQEFINVKLSDYIGKKYVILFFYPLDFTFVCPTEITAFSDRYEEFEKLNTEILGVSIDSVFSHLAWVQTDRKSGGLGDLKYPLVSDVTKSISKSFGVLIPDQGIALRGLFIIDKEGVIQHSTINNLAIGRSVDETMRTLQALQYVQENPDEVCPAGWKPGDKSMKPDPKGSKEYFAAI from the exons ATGGCCtgctccttcgccgccgccaccgccgtctcctccgCGCCCACCCACGCCGCCagggccctcgccgccgcgccgcagtCCGTCTCCGTCGCCCGCTCCGCGGTCGCGGCCGCAGCCAggcccctccgcctcgccgcctccagATCCGCGCGGGCCACCAGGCtcgtcgcccgcgccggcggcgtc GATGACTTGCCATTGGTCGGGAACAAGGCGCCAGACTTCGAGGCCGAGGCCGTCTTCGACCAGGAGTTCATCAAC gtcaagctatCTGATTACATTGGGAAGAAGTACGTGATTCTGTTCTTCTACCCCTTGGACTTCACCTTCGTGTGCCCGACCG AGATTACCGCCTTCAGCGACAGATATGAGGAATTCGAGAAGTTGAACACGGAGATCCTTGGTGTCTCCATTGACAGTGTG TTCTCCCACCTTGCATGGGTGCAGACAGACAGGAAGTCTGGTGGGCTTGGCGATCTTAAATACCCACTTGTTTCCGATGTTACCAAATCAATTTCAAAGTCCTTTGGTGTTCTGATCCCTGACCAG GGCATTGCTCTGAGAGGACTGTTCATCATTGACAAGGAGGGAGTGATTCAGCACTCTACCATTAACAACCTTGCCATTGGTCGCAGTGTGGATGAGACCATGAGGACCCTTCAG GCGTTGCAGTACGTCCAGGAGAACCCAGACGAGGTCTGCCCGGCCGGATGGAAGCCTGGGGACAAGTCGATGAAGCCCGACCCCAAGGGAAGCAAAGAGTACTTCGCGGCCATCTAG